Proteins encoded by one window of Streptomyces clavuligerus:
- a CDS encoding AfsR/SARP family transcriptional regulator, translating into MIAESVSPIQFRLLGPVTASRAQSEVPLSGTKIQTVLAKLLLAGGRTVSDTSLSTALWGHHPPSTSSAQIYTYVSRLRKQLGAAVSIARQGPGYVLDAPHSEVDVFEFERLTALGQRALGQCDYTAASRYFGEGIELWQGEPLENATEHLQEVEVPRLLAARLTALEHRVEADLALGRHHQISAELTGLVAGFPLNERLRAQLITALYRCGRQAEAVHVYHKGRTVLAEQMGVDPGPELRAAYESMLRGEMHGTAAAPAVVPTTLPPVPVPFVGRSRALDLLGAILVPRRAHRAEQPVRALITGIAGIGKSGLAAVAAHGAAHHYPDGQLHAELCHADGRPKTPGEVLVRLLRALGEPRASADHSGFPALTGDVEELVRLYRTRTAGRRLLLLLDDATGDAQIDPLLPAGTGTAVVVTSRTHLTSVPMAHTVVLDPMGEEEALQLLGATMGAQRMADQPEVARTLVRQCAGLPLAVRIAGTRLASRPQWPLSELAGRLADPSRRLEELRFGDLGVSDGFRSSFGRLRPRTRKTLPWLSMLGEQPFTAAAAGGALGMSAHRAESVLEDLVDASLMGITRTAQAQLTYQFHPLVLLFAEALSHDGRPMRPCHA; encoded by the coding sequence ATGATTGCTGAATCCGTCAGTCCGATCCAGTTCCGTCTGCTCGGCCCCGTCACGGCGAGCCGGGCGCAGTCGGAGGTACCGCTCTCCGGCACCAAGATCCAGACCGTGCTCGCCAAACTCCTGCTCGCCGGGGGCCGCACGGTCTCCGACACCAGTCTGAGCACCGCGCTGTGGGGACACCATCCGCCCTCCACGTCCAGCGCGCAGATCTACACCTACGTCTCCCGGCTGCGCAAACAGCTCGGGGCCGCGGTGAGCATCGCGCGCCAGGGGCCCGGTTACGTCCTCGACGCGCCCCACAGCGAAGTGGACGTCTTCGAGTTCGAGCGGCTCACGGCGCTGGGTCAGCGCGCCCTCGGCCAGTGCGACTACACCGCCGCCAGCCGCTACTTCGGCGAGGGCATCGAGCTGTGGCAGGGCGAACCGCTGGAGAACGCCACCGAGCACCTCCAGGAGGTCGAGGTCCCCCGGCTGCTGGCCGCGCGGCTCACCGCGCTGGAGCACCGCGTCGAGGCCGACCTCGCCCTGGGGCGGCACCACCAGATCTCCGCCGAGCTGACCGGCCTGGTGGCCGGCTTCCCGTTGAACGAGAGGCTGCGCGCCCAGCTCATCACCGCCCTGTACCGGTGCGGGCGGCAGGCGGAGGCGGTCCACGTCTACCACAAGGGGCGCACGGTGCTCGCCGAGCAGATGGGCGTCGACCCCGGGCCCGAACTCCGCGCCGCGTATGAGTCGATGCTCCGCGGCGAGATGCACGGGACGGCCGCCGCGCCCGCCGTGGTGCCCACCACGCTGCCGCCGGTCCCGGTGCCCTTCGTCGGGCGCTCCCGTGCGCTGGACCTGCTCGGGGCGATCCTCGTCCCGCGGCGGGCACACCGGGCCGAGCAGCCTGTCCGCGCCCTGATCACCGGCATCGCGGGCATCGGGAAGTCCGGCCTGGCGGCCGTCGCGGCGCACGGCGCGGCCCACCACTACCCGGACGGACAGCTCCACGCCGAGCTGTGCCACGCCGACGGCCGCCCGAAGACACCCGGAGAGGTCCTCGTCCGGCTGCTGCGCGCCCTCGGGGAGCCGCGGGCCTCGGCGGACCACAGCGGCTTCCCGGCGCTCACCGGGGACGTCGAGGAACTGGTGCGGCTGTACCGGACCCGCACCGCGGGCCGCCGGCTGCTGCTCCTGCTGGACGACGCGACCGGCGACGCGCAGATCGACCCGCTGCTGCCCGCGGGCACGGGCACCGCGGTGGTCGTCACCAGCCGCACCCATCTCACCTCCGTCCCCATGGCCCACACCGTCGTCCTCGACCCGATGGGCGAGGAGGAGGCGCTCCAGCTCCTCGGCGCGACGATGGGGGCGCAGCGGATGGCGGACCAGCCCGAGGTGGCCCGGACCCTGGTGCGCCAGTGCGCGGGGCTTCCGCTGGCCGTCCGGATCGCGGGGACCCGGCTGGCCTCCCGGCCGCAGTGGCCGCTGTCCGAACTCGCGGGGCGGCTCGCCGATCCGAGCCGCCGTCTCGAAGAGCTGCGCTTCGGGGACCTCGGGGTCAGCGACGGCTTCCGGTCCTCGTTCGGACGGCTGCGCCCGCGCACCCGCAAGACGCTGCCCTGGCTGTCGATGCTGGGCGAGCAGCCGTTCACGGCGGCGGCGGCCGGGGGTGCGCTGGGCATGTCGGCGCACCGGGCGGAATCCGTCCTGGAGGATCTCGTCGACGCCTCCCTGATGGGAATCACCCGTACCGCCCAGGCGCAGTTGACGTACCAGTTCCATCCGCTGGTCCTGCTGTTCGCGGAGGCGCTGTCCCACGACGGGCGGCCGATGCGGCCCTGCCACGCGTGA
- a CDS encoding MFS transporter, whose product MPTTPVPPSVAERERPRPLLRDLAFLRLWTGATASGLATWALPFVLGLAVLDRTLTAAALGLLLAARTVGFLAAVPLGGVLADRHSRRGVVLWAGLAAAASSPLLAAGLDGSLLLMTIAAALAGAGQGACRPAYQALTAEVVDPDRRQGANAALTLATRVTTLVAPSLTALLALLVDTWALLLGIGVLWLAAALVPGPGTRGTAGDEPEAGAAGPGRTTLVGEFAEGIREARRHPWFIAGLLSLTAVIATGYSATGVALPLVSRDTDNGGLVLAGALTAYTAGALAGALLMARWRPRSPGRTALAGLAAYGFAPLALLLPVHPAVVMAAYAVAGIGIELFNVPWFTSVQREVAPDKLARVSSLDFLLSYGLAPAGLALFAPAVDALGLRTVLAVCALTCFVAPAAAALVAGTRHFRRGTAAALGGATRGRASV is encoded by the coding sequence GTGCCGACCACCCCCGTCCCGCCATCCGTCGCCGAGCGGGAGCGGCCCCGTCCCCTCCTGCGCGACCTCGCCTTTCTGCGGCTCTGGACCGGCGCGACCGCCTCCGGACTCGCCACCTGGGCCCTGCCGTTCGTCCTCGGCCTGGCCGTCCTCGACCGCACGCTGACCGCCGCCGCGCTGGGACTGCTGCTCGCCGCCCGTACGGTCGGCTTCCTCGCGGCGGTCCCGCTCGGCGGTGTCCTGGCCGACCGCCACTCCCGCCGGGGCGTCGTCCTGTGGGCCGGGCTCGCCGCCGCGGCCTCGTCCCCGCTGCTCGCCGCCGGACTGGACGGTTCCCTGCTCCTCATGACGATCGCCGCCGCCCTCGCGGGCGCCGGACAGGGCGCCTGCCGCCCCGCCTACCAGGCCCTGACCGCCGAGGTCGTCGACCCCGACCGCAGGCAGGGCGCGAACGCCGCCCTGACCCTGGCGACCCGTGTCACCACCCTGGTCGCGCCCTCGCTGACCGCCCTGCTGGCCCTGCTCGTCGACACCTGGGCGCTGCTGCTCGGGATCGGGGTGCTCTGGCTCGCCGCCGCGCTCGTCCCCGGCCCCGGCACCCGGGGCACGGCCGGGGACGAGCCGGAAGCCGGTGCCGCAGGACCGGGCCGGACCACGCTGGTGGGCGAGTTCGCCGAGGGGATACGGGAGGCGCGCCGCCACCCCTGGTTCATCGCGGGCCTGCTCTCCCTGACCGCCGTGATCGCCACCGGCTACTCGGCCACGGGCGTCGCCCTCCCCCTGGTCAGCCGGGACACCGACAACGGTGGACTGGTGCTCGCCGGGGCCCTGACCGCCTACACCGCGGGTGCGCTCGCGGGCGCCCTGCTCATGGCCCGCTGGCGGCCCCGCTCCCCGGGCCGGACCGCCCTCGCCGGGCTCGCCGCCTACGGCTTCGCGCCCCTCGCGCTGCTGCTGCCCGTCCACCCGGCCGTGGTGATGGCCGCGTACGCCGTCGCCGGGATCGGCATCGAACTCTTCAACGTGCCCTGGTTCACCTCCGTGCAGCGGGAGGTCGCACCCGACAAGCTGGCCCGGGTCTCCTCACTGGACTTCCTGCTCTCCTACGGCCTCGCCCCCGCCGGACTCGCGCTCTTCGCCCCCGCCGTCGACGCCCTCGGCCTGCGGACGGTCCTCGCCGTCTGCGCGCTGACCTGCTTCGTCGCCCCGGCAGCCGCCGCCCTGGTCGCGGGCACCCGCCACTTCCGCCGGGGCACGGCGGCGGCGCTCGGCGGCGCCACCCGGGGCCGGGCCTCCGTCTGA
- a CDS encoding methyltransferase, translating to MPRPATRPALLDQLPPPLPADRIIDLNRPRGDLHTTRRYTWNDWTFEAPPGVFLPGGTSRMIHERILDGRIAVRDRRYAAMGVGLGVEAVAAAVRGARRIHALDVHPASVESAVRHVRRIAGDQAASRVVPGTGDLFAAVPDGTPLDVVTFNPPAVSRRVSEDPDVIRNVCAGAPLLARFFAQLAERELLAPDGEVFVVASNTADLRTIVEDALTAGFTPEVAHLHDWRDGVLTYLFRFTREGRA from the coding sequence ATGCCCCGACCGGCGACCCGACCCGCCCTGCTCGACCAACTGCCCCCGCCCCTGCCCGCCGACCGGATCATCGATCTCAACCGCCCCCGGGGCGATCTGCACACCACCCGCCGCTACACCTGGAACGACTGGACGTTCGAGGCGCCGCCCGGCGTCTTTCTGCCGGGCGGGACCAGCCGCATGATCCATGAGCGGATTCTCGACGGGCGCATCGCCGTGCGGGACCGCCGTTACGCCGCGATGGGCGTCGGGCTCGGTGTCGAGGCGGTGGCCGCCGCCGTGCGCGGGGCGCGGCGGATCCACGCCCTCGACGTGCACCCCGCCAGCGTGGAATCGGCGGTCCGGCATGTCCGGCGCATCGCCGGTGACCAGGCCGCGAGCCGGGTCGTCCCGGGGACGGGCGACCTCTTCGCCGCCGTGCCCGACGGCACCCCGCTGGACGTCGTCACCTTCAACCCGCCCGCCGTCAGCCGCCGCGTCAGCGAGGACCCCGACGTCATACGCAACGTCTGCGCCGGAGCGCCCCTGCTGGCCCGGTTCTTCGCCCAGCTCGCCGAGCGGGAGCTGCTGGCCCCGGACGGCGAGGTGTTCGTCGTCGCGTCCAACACGGCCGATCTGCGCACCATCGTCGAGGACGCGCTGACGGCGGGCTTCACCCCGGAGGTCGCGCATCTGCACGACTGGCGGGACGGCGTGCTGACCTATCTCTTCCGGTTCACCCGGGAGGGACGGGCGTGA